The following are encoded together in the Flavobacteriales bacterium genome:
- the secA gene encoding preprotein translocase subunit SecA, whose product MINLINNLAKKFFGTKADKDIQEIQPIVDQVNQAFAGLQNLTDDQLRAKTAEFKKKIADHLAQEQKQIDELTARAETPDTDVEEKERIYDEIDKIEESTKDKVEEVLMEILPEAFAVVKETARRWKEKGSLTVSATEMDRDLAATKGYVTIDGDKATFPKSWTAGGAEITWDMLHYDVQLVGGVALHQGKIAEMATGEGKTLVATLPVYLNALAGRGVHVVTVNDYLAKRDSEWMGPLYEFHGLKVDCIDKHQPNSPERRAAYNADITFGTNNEFGFDYLRDNMAREAGDLVQRKHNYAIVDEVDSVFIDDARTPLIISGPVPKGDQHEFDELKPKVEKLINVQKTLFNTQLADAKKLIAAGNDGYKEGEGGMALLRCHRALPKNKALIKFLSEPGVKQILQKTENYYMQDQNKEMHKVDAELFFVIDEKNNTIELTEKGLELITRNMEDDQFFVLTDVGSGIAEIEKMEISDQEKAKKKDELMRDFAIKSARVHSMNQLFKAYTLFEKDVEYVVLDNKVKIVDEQTGRIMDGRRYSDGLHQAIEAKENLKVEAATQTWATVTLQNYFRMYSKLSGMTGTAETEAKELWDIYKLDVMVIPTNRPIAREDKDDLVYKTAREKYNAVIDEIVNLTGQGRPVLVGTTSVEISELLSRMLKMKKINHSVLNAKLHAQEADVVANAGKPGAVTIATNMAGRGTDIKLGPGVKEAGGLAIIGTERHESRRVDRQLRGRAGRQGDPGSSQFYVSLEDNLMRLFGSDRIAKLMDRMGYEEGEVIQHGMVSKSIERAQKKVEENNYGIRKRLLEYDDVMNAQREVIYKRRRHALQGERLSVDVLNMIHDTAATLVEEFHEMKDYEGFKLEVIRVFSSESPVTEEEFNSLKIDDLIHKSVHNLIEGYKRKKASIAERAFPVIANVFETQGDKFKNIVIPFTDGIKSMNVVVNLQKTYELQGSNLPLAFEKNIILAIIDDQWKEHLREMDELKTSVQNASYEQKDPLLIYKFESFNLFQKMLDRMNREVISFLFKGDLPNAENTRVREAQEKKERVTASRPELAAQRQAAPAPAQNGGQQQPLPTQPQSKPEPVTVGEKIGRNDPCPCGSGKKYKQCHGKA is encoded by the coding sequence ATGATCAATCTCATTAACAACTTGGCCAAGAAGTTCTTCGGAACCAAGGCCGATAAGGATATTCAGGAAATCCAACCTATTGTGGATCAGGTGAACCAAGCGTTCGCTGGCCTCCAAAACCTGACAGACGATCAGCTTCGTGCCAAAACAGCCGAGTTCAAAAAGAAGATCGCAGATCACTTGGCGCAAGAGCAGAAGCAGATAGATGAACTCACCGCACGGGCCGAAACTCCAGACACGGATGTAGAGGAAAAGGAGCGCATTTACGATGAGATCGACAAGATCGAGGAATCAACCAAAGACAAGGTTGAGGAAGTGCTGATGGAGATTCTTCCTGAAGCATTTGCCGTGGTGAAAGAAACCGCGCGCAGATGGAAAGAGAAAGGTTCGCTCACTGTTTCGGCCACCGAAATGGACCGCGACCTTGCAGCTACCAAAGGTTATGTGACGATCGATGGCGACAAGGCCACATTCCCGAAATCGTGGACTGCTGGTGGTGCCGAGATCACATGGGACATGTTGCATTACGATGTGCAGTTGGTTGGTGGTGTGGCGCTTCACCAAGGCAAAATTGCCGAGATGGCAACGGGTGAGGGTAAAACGTTGGTGGCCACGCTTCCTGTTTACCTGAATGCGCTTGCGGGACGTGGTGTGCATGTGGTAACCGTAAACGATTATCTCGCCAAGCGTGACTCTGAATGGATGGGGCCGCTATACGAATTCCACGGACTGAAAGTGGATTGCATCGACAAGCACCAACCGAACTCACCCGAAAGACGTGCGGCCTACAATGCCGACATCACCTTCGGGACAAACAACGAATTCGGCTTCGATTATCTGCGCGACAACATGGCGCGTGAAGCGGGTGATCTTGTTCAGCGCAAGCACAATTACGCCATTGTAGATGAGGTTGACTCGGTTTTCATCGATGATGCTCGAACGCCACTTATCATTTCAGGTCCGGTTCCGAAAGGCGACCAGCACGAGTTTGATGAGTTGAAGCCAAAGGTTGAGAAACTCATCAACGTTCAGAAAACGCTTTTCAATACGCAATTGGCCGATGCCAAAAAGCTGATCGCTGCTGGAAATGACGGCTACAAGGAAGGCGAAGGCGGTATGGCACTTTTGCGCTGCCATCGTGCGTTGCCGAAGAACAAGGCGCTGATCAAGTTCTTGAGTGAACCTGGCGTGAAGCAGATTCTCCAAAAAACGGAGAACTACTACATGCAGGATCAGAACAAGGAAATGCACAAGGTGGATGCAGAGTTGTTCTTCGTCATTGATGAGAAGAACAACACCATCGAACTCACCGAAAAAGGTCTGGAACTCATTACCCGCAACATGGAGGATGATCAGTTCTTCGTGCTGACGGATGTCGGTTCGGGCATTGCCGAGATCGAGAAAATGGAAATCTCCGATCAGGAGAAAGCCAAAAAGAAAGACGAGTTGATGCGCGATTTCGCCATCAAGAGCGCGCGTGTTCACTCCATGAACCAATTGTTCAAAGCCTACACCCTTTTCGAAAAAGATGTGGAATACGTGGTGCTTGACAATAAGGTGAAGATCGTGGATGAGCAGACAGGCCGTATCATGGACGGAAGACGCTACTCGGACGGACTTCACCAAGCCATCGAGGCCAAGGAAAACCTGAAGGTAGAAGCGGCCACGCAAACGTGGGCAACCGTTACGTTGCAGAACTACTTCCGTATGTACAGCAAGCTTTCGGGTATGACGGGTACGGCCGAAACCGAGGCAAAAGAGCTTTGGGACATCTACAAGTTGGATGTGATGGTAATTCCGACCAACCGTCCGATTGCACGTGAAGACAAAGACGACCTTGTTTACAAAACGGCCCGTGAGAAGTACAATGCGGTGATCGATGAGATCGTGAACCTCACAGGACAAGGGCGACCTGTTCTGGTAGGTACAACTTCGGTAGAGATCTCAGAGCTGTTGAGCCGCATGCTCAAAATGAAGAAGATCAACCACAGCGTTCTGAACGCGAAGTTGCATGCGCAGGAAGCTGATGTCGTAGCGAATGCCGGTAAGCCGGGCGCGGTGACCATCGCTACCAACATGGCCGGTCGTGGTACCGACATCAAACTCGGACCTGGCGTGAAAGAGGCAGGCGGTTTGGCCATCATTGGTACCGAGCGTCACGAAAGCCGAAGAGTGGACCGCCAGTTGCGTGGTCGTGCGGGTCGTCAGGGAGATCCGGGTTCTTCGCAGTTCTATGTTTCGTTGGAAGACAACCTGATGCGTCTTTTCGGTTCAGACCGAATAGCGAAGCTGATGGACCGAATGGGTTACGAGGAAGGCGAAGTCATCCAGCACGGCATGGTTTCCAAATCCATTGAGCGTGCACAGAAGAAAGTGGAGGAGAACAACTACGGCATCCGTAAGCGATTGCTGGAGTACGATGACGTGATGAACGCGCAGCGCGAGGTGATCTACAAGCGCAGAAGACACGCGTTGCAAGGCGAGCGTCTATCGGTCGATGTGCTGAACATGATTCATGACACGGCCGCCACGTTGGTCGAGGAATTCCACGAAATGAAGGATTACGAAGGCTTCAAACTGGAAGTGATCCGTGTGTTCTCGTCCGAATCTCCAGTGACGGAAGAAGAATTCAATTCTTTGAAGATCGATGACCTCATTCATAAATCGGTGCACAACCTGATCGAAGGTTACAAGCGCAAAAAGGCAAGCATTGCCGAACGCGCGTTCCCAGTTATCGCGAATGTGTTCGAAACGCAGGGCGACAAGTTCAAGAACATCGTTATTCCATTCACGGATGGCATCAAAAGCATGAACGTGGTGGTGAATCTTCAGAAAACGTACGAACTGCAAGGCTCCAACCTTCCGTTGGCGTTCGAGAAGAACATCATTCTGGCCATCATCGATGACCAATGGAAAGAGCACCTGCGCGAGATGGATGAACTGAAAACCTCCGTGCAGAATGCTTCTTACGAGCAGAAAGACCCGCTGTTGATCTACAAGTTCGAGAGTTTCAATCTTTTCCAGAAAATGCTGGACAGAATGAACCGCGAGGTGATCTCGTTCCTGTTCAAAGGTGATCTTCCGAATGCCGAGAACACCCGCGTTCGCGAAGCGCAAGAGAAAAAAGAACGCGTCACGGCTTCCCGTCCAGAATTGGCCGCACAGCGTCAAGCTGCTCCCGCGCCTGCACAAAATGGCGGACAGCAGCAACCGTTGCCAACCCAGCCGCAGAGCAAACCTGAGCCTGTAACGGTTGGTGAGAAGATCGGTCGGAACGACCCTTGCCCATGCGGAAGCGGTAAGAAGTACAAGCAGTGTCACGGGAAGGCATAA
- a CDS encoding SAM-dependent methyltransferase — protein sequence MSYLWRAKQYAKYLSKAKNRHGIHSPFVYQLLDEVIYDETKFAEYQKVEKIRKELLNQTDEIEITDLGAGSTVNPSKRRKVADIARNSAKGGKWGELLFRLAKHFQPETMIELGTSLGIGSLYQSLGNPNGNLTTFEGCPNTAAIASEQFAKANVNPTIIEGNFDDTLQPFLDSIEKLDWAFIDGNHQKEPTIRYFEQCLEKCHNDSVLLFDDIYWSKGMAEAWQNIKADERVTVSLDLFQVGIVFLRKQQPKQDFIIRY from the coding sequence ATGTCTTATCTGTGGCGCGCCAAACAATACGCGAAATATCTTTCGAAAGCCAAGAACCGCCACGGCATCCACTCGCCATTTGTGTATCAGCTTTTGGACGAGGTGATCTATGATGAAACTAAGTTTGCTGAATACCAAAAGGTTGAGAAAATCCGAAAGGAGTTACTGAACCAAACCGATGAGATTGAAATAACAGATCTGGGAGCAGGTTCAACGGTCAATCCATCGAAACGAAGAAAGGTGGCCGACATTGCCAGGAATTCCGCCAAAGGCGGGAAATGGGGTGAGTTGCTTTTCCGTTTGGCGAAGCATTTCCAACCCGAAACCATGATCGAGTTGGGAACTTCACTCGGAATCGGCAGTCTCTACCAATCGCTTGGCAACCCGAACGGAAACCTGACCACATTTGAGGGTTGCCCGAATACGGCTGCCATTGCCAGCGAACAGTTCGCGAAAGCAAATGTGAACCCGACCATCATCGAAGGAAACTTTGATGATACGCTTCAACCATTTCTCGATTCCATCGAAAAACTGGATTGGGCATTTATTGATGGCAATCACCAGAAAGAACCGACCATCCGCTATTTTGAGCAATGCTTGGAAAAATGCCACAACGATTCGGTGTTGCTTTTCGATGACATTTATTGGAGCAAAGGCATGGCCGAAGCTTGGCAGAACATCAAGGCCGATGAGCGTGTTACTGTGTCGCTTGACCTGTTTCAAGTTGGCATTGTTTTCCTCAGAAAACAGCAACCGAAACAGGATTTCATCATCAGGTATTGA
- a CDS encoding HlyD family efflux transporter periplasmic adaptor subunit, whose translation MKNAFLMFSLLGLLAGCMGNGDKADAYGNFETDELTVSAETSGKLLVFNVEEGQTLKASDLVAVVDTTQLYLKKMQVQASIAAVRKKLPNEAAQLAVFDQRMEKLNTEIIRIGKLVEANAAPSKQLDDLKAELDVTMKQRLATASTLGTQTQGMLAEIDPMRFQLMQIEDQLRKSYIYNPINGTVLTTLAKASELTMQGRPLYKIASLDPLTLRAYVSEDMLSQVKIGDKVTVNTDASDGTMKSSEGTVTWISSEAEFTPKIIQTRDERTTQVYAMKIDVPNDGSLKIGMPAEVEFGN comes from the coding sequence ATGAAAAACGCATTTCTGATGTTTTCCCTTTTGGGTCTGCTGGCGGGCTGCATGGGCAATGGCGACAAGGCCGATGCCTATGGGAATTTCGAAACTGATGAGTTGACCGTAAGTGCCGAAACCAGCGGCAAACTCTTGGTTTTCAATGTCGAAGAAGGACAAACGTTAAAAGCGAGCGACCTCGTGGCTGTTGTCGATACCACGCAGCTTTACCTGAAGAAAATGCAGGTACAAGCAAGCATTGCGGCCGTGCGAAAGAAACTTCCTAACGAAGCCGCTCAATTGGCCGTTTTCGACCAGCGGATGGAAAAGCTCAACACGGAGATCATCCGCATTGGCAAGTTGGTCGAAGCAAATGCCGCTCCATCCAAACAATTGGACGACCTCAAAGCCGAACTGGACGTAACCATGAAGCAGCGTTTGGCCACCGCTTCCACGCTCGGAACACAAACGCAGGGAATGTTGGCCGAAATCGACCCGATGCGTTTCCAATTGATGCAGATCGAAGATCAACTTCGAAAATCCTACATCTACAATCCGATAAACGGAACAGTGCTTACAACACTTGCCAAGGCCAGCGAACTCACGATGCAGGGAAGGCCATTGTACAAAATTGCCTCGCTCGATCCATTGACCTTGCGCGCTTACGTGAGCGAAGACATGCTCAGTCAGGTGAAAATTGGCGATAAAGTGACGGTGAACACCGATGCTTCTGATGGCACCATGAAATCTTCGGAAGGAACCGTGACGTGGATCAGTAGCGAGGCGGAATTCACGCCCAAGATCATCCAAACCCGTGATGAAAGAACAACGCAGGTTTACGCCATGAAAATTGATGTGCCGAATGATGGAAGCCTGAAAATCGGTATGCCTGCGGAAGTAGAATTCGGCAATTGA
- a CDS encoding cob(I)yrinic acid a,c-diamide adenosyltransferase: MKVYTKTGDDGTTGLFGGARVPKHHIRIESYGTVDELNSYIGLVRHRKIDPKAETILGEVQDRLFTIGSILASDPSKSNLKTPDLNESDIELLEKEMDRMNEELPEMRSFVLPVGNDTVSFCHIARCVCRRAERLVVLLNEKEPINPLVVKYLNRLSDYLFVLSRKITQDDKLTEIPWKPRQ, from the coding sequence ATGAAAGTTTACACAAAAACAGGCGATGATGGCACCACGGGACTTTTCGGTGGCGCGCGCGTTCCCAAGCACCACATTCGTATCGAGAGCTATGGAACGGTTGATGAACTGAACTCTTACATCGGCTTGGTTCGCCATCGGAAGATCGACCCGAAAGCGGAAACCATTCTGGGCGAAGTGCAGGATCGTTTGTTCACCATCGGTTCCATTCTCGCATCCGACCCAAGCAAATCGAATCTCAAAACGCCCGATCTGAACGAATCGGACATCGAACTCCTCGAAAAGGAAATGGACCGAATGAACGAAGAGCTTCCCGAAATGCGTTCGTTCGTGCTTCCAGTCGGAAATGACACGGTCAGTTTCTGCCACATTGCGCGGTGCGTTTGTCGCAGAGCCGAACGTCTTGTGGTGCTTCTCAACGAAAAAGAGCCCATCAATCCGTTGGTTGTAAAATATCTGAACCGACTTTCCGATTATCTATTTGTGCTAAGTCGGAAGATCACGCAAGATGACAAGCTCACCGAAATTCCTTGGAAGCCGCGTCAGTAA
- a CDS encoding mechanosensitive ion channel, producing the protein MKELFGDNGTDWEGLAMEYGQKLGMGILILVVGLWIAGMISNMVKKLMEKRNLDPALQSFLGSMVSITLKVLVVISALGTLGIEMTSFVAVLGAAGLAVGMALSGTLQNFAGGVMILIFKPFKVGDFIEAQGHAGSVKEIQIFNTILKTGDNKTIIIPNGGLSTSSMVNYSTEARRRVDWVVGIGYGDDCDKAKEVIMGMLNDDSRILKDPAPFIAVKELADSSVNFVVRGWVESGDYWGVFFDLNERVYKEFDKHGLNIPFPQMDVHVHNN; encoded by the coding sequence ATGAAAGAACTATTTGGAGATAACGGAACAGATTGGGAAGGATTGGCAATGGAATACGGTCAGAAACTGGGAATGGGAATTCTGATTCTGGTTGTAGGTCTTTGGATCGCTGGCATGATCAGCAACATGGTGAAGAAGCTGATGGAGAAAAGAAACCTTGACCCAGCACTACAGAGCTTTTTGGGAAGCATGGTCAGCATTACGCTGAAAGTTCTCGTGGTCATCAGCGCATTGGGAACGTTAGGAATTGAAATGACCTCTTTTGTGGCCGTTCTTGGTGCAGCAGGTCTTGCCGTGGGCATGGCATTGAGTGGAACACTTCAGAATTTCGCGGGAGGCGTGATGATCCTCATTTTCAAACCGTTCAAGGTCGGAGACTTCATCGAAGCTCAGGGACACGCTGGTTCTGTCAAGGAAATCCAGATATTCAATACAATATTGAAAACGGGCGACAACAAAACCATCATCATTCCTAACGGAGGATTGTCAACGAGCAGCATGGTGAATTATTCTACGGAAGCGCGCAGAAGGGTTGACTGGGTTGTTGGCATCGGTTACGGAGATGATTGCGATAAGGCCAAAGAGGTGATCATGGGAATGCTGAATGACGACAGCAGAATTCTGAAAGATCCCGCACCATTTATTGCTGTGAAGGAATTGGCCGACAGCTCCGTGAATTTTGTGGTTCGAGGTTGGGTTGAGTCTGGGGATTACTGGGGCGTTTTCTTCGATCTGAACGAGCGCGTTTACAAGGAATTCGATAAGCACGGATTGAACATTCCTTTCCCGCAGATGGATGTGCACGTTCACAATAACTAA
- a CDS encoding ATP-binding cassette domain-containing protein, whose protein sequence is MKDVIRTEHIAKVYVMGTEQVHALRDISITIKEGEYVALMGPSGSGKSTLMNMIGCLDTPTSGQYFLDGQDVSRMTDNQLAEVRNKKIGFVFQTFNLLPRSTALDNVTLPLVYAGMGSSDRKVRGEQVLNQVGLGDRMSHRPNELSGGQRQRVAVARALVNNPALILADEPTGNLDSKTSIEIMGLFEEIHRNGNTIVVVTHEEDIAQHAHRIIRLKDGLVESDEINNDVQTVLQSA, encoded by the coding sequence ATGAAAGACGTCATCCGCACCGAGCATATTGCCAAAGTCTATGTAATGGGAACTGAACAGGTTCACGCCTTGCGTGATATTTCCATTACCATCAAAGAAGGGGAATACGTGGCGCTGATGGGCCCATCAGGTTCGGGAAAATCCACGCTGATGAACATGATCGGCTGTTTGGACACACCGACCAGCGGACAGTATTTTCTGGACGGACAGGACGTGAGCCGCATGACCGACAATCAGTTGGCCGAAGTGCGCAACAAGAAAATCGGGTTCGTTTTTCAGACGTTCAACCTTCTGCCCCGCTCCACTGCCTTGGATAACGTGACGCTTCCGTTGGTGTATGCGGGTATGGGAAGTTCGGACCGAAAAGTGCGTGGCGAACAGGTTTTGAATCAGGTTGGTTTGGGAGATAGAATGAGCCACCGACCGAACGAACTTTCTGGTGGTCAGCGACAACGGGTTGCTGTTGCAAGAGCGTTGGTCAACAATCCTGCGTTGATCTTGGCCGATGAGCCGACAGGAAACCTCGATTCGAAAACTTCCATCGAGATCATGGGGCTTTTTGAAGAGATCCATCGGAACGGAAATACCATTGTGGTGGTAACCCACGAAGAGGACATTGCGCAACACGCGCATCGCATCATCCGACTGAAAGATGGTCTGGTGGAATCGGATGAGATCAACAATGACGTGCAAACCGTGTTGCAATCGGCATGA
- a CDS encoding DUF664 domain-containing protein, whose translation MMKTSNGSSLPSGEVEGVGKVLAQTMDETRNLTRFYLSKLKGEDMHRQFEVNGFTTNSPFWIMAHICWAENMLLLQCMGHKGMDIPWLNDYKIGMTKGSKPTNEPTLEEVLAAMKEIHAVALENLSNMSDAELDEESAIILPFSEDKRKRIVAMHAIRHEGTHLGQLSLIAKMYGKQTV comes from the coding sequence ATGATGAAAACATCAAACGGCAGTAGCCTCCCCTCGGGGGAGGTTGAAGGGGTTGGGAAGGTTCTCGCACAGACCATGGACGAAACGCGCAACCTGACGCGTTTCTACCTCAGCAAACTGAAGGGCGAAGACATGCATCGTCAATTTGAGGTGAACGGTTTTACCACCAACAGCCCATTTTGGATCATGGCGCATATTTGCTGGGCAGAAAATATGTTGCTGCTCCAATGCATGGGTCACAAAGGCATGGATATTCCTTGGTTGAACGATTACAAAATCGGCATGACCAAAGGCTCCAAACCGACCAACGAACCTACTTTGGAAGAAGTGCTTGCCGCCATGAAGGAGATTCACGCAGTTGCGTTGGAGAACCTCTCCAACATGAGTGATGCTGAATTGGACGAGGAAAGTGCGATCATTCTTCCATTCAGCGAGGATAAACGAAAGCGTATTGTGGCCATGCATGCCATCCGCCATGAGGGAACGCATCTTGGGCAACTTTCGCTTATTGCCAAAATGTATGGCAAGCAGACGGTGTGA
- a CDS encoding TetR family transcriptional regulator yields MSEKDLDTANKIKQAASTLFLEKGFGRTTTRDIASSAGVNLALVNYYFRSKEELFKTIMLETVQGFIGQLHVLMNDGHTFEEKVELFVSNYTELLKKRPDLPIFMLSEIRNHPEEMAERLGIEQIIKEAKFFQELAQRCPDGMHPVHLFMNLISMTVFPFIGRPIVMAGTGMDSETYTMMMEQRKQLVPQWFLGMLKPQNEG; encoded by the coding sequence ATGAGTGAAAAAGACCTCGATACGGCCAATAAGATCAAGCAAGCAGCAAGCACGCTTTTTTTGGAGAAGGGTTTCGGAAGGACCACCACAAGAGATATTGCCTCATCCGCAGGGGTCAACCTCGCGTTGGTCAACTATTATTTCCGCAGCAAGGAGGAGCTGTTCAAAACGATCATGCTCGAAACGGTGCAGGGTTTTATCGGGCAGCTTCACGTGCTGATGAACGATGGTCACACGTTTGAGGAGAAGGTCGAACTGTTCGTAAGCAACTACACCGAACTGCTGAAAAAACGCCCCGACCTGCCCATTTTCATGTTGAGCGAAATAAGGAACCATCCAGAAGAGATGGCGGAACGATTAGGTATCGAACAGATAATTAAAGAGGCCAAGTTCTTTCAGGAATTGGCGCAACGTTGTCCAGACGGGATGCATCCCGTCCACCTGTTCATGAACCTCATTTCCATGACCGTTTTCCCATTCATTGGAAGGCCGATCGTCATGGCAGGCACGGGAATGGATTCCGAAACCTATACAATGATGATGGAGCAGCGCAAACAACTGGTGCCGCAGTGGTTTCTCGGCATGTTAAAACCGCAAAACGAAGGATGA
- a CDS encoding DUF2795 domain-containing protein — protein MYWTLELASRLEDAPWPATKDELIDFAMRSGAPMEVVENLQEIEDDGEVFESIEDIWPDYPTKDDFFFNEDEY, from the coding sequence ATGTATTGGACCCTTGAATTAGCATCACGTCTGGAAGACGCACCTTGGCCAGCTACCAAGGACGAGCTGATCGACTTCGCCATGCGTTCGGGAGCACCGATGGAAGTGGTTGAGAACCTTCAGGAAATTGAGGATGACGGTGAGGTTTTCGAGAGCATCGAAGACATTTGGCCAGATTATCCGACCAAAGATGACTTCTTCTTTAACGAAGACGAATACTGA
- a CDS encoding ATP-binding cassette domain-containing protein → MKPAISIQNLSKSYGNVQALKDISFEVQQGELFGLIGPDGAGKSTLYRILTTLLLADQGKAEVMGLDVMDDFREIRNRIGYMPGRFSLYQDLTVEENLDFFATIFGTTIEANYELVKDIYVQLEPFKTRPAGKLSGGMKQKLALCCALIHKPEVLFLDEPTTGVDPVSRKEFWQMLKRLKDQGIAILVSTPYMDEAALCDRIAMIQKGEILSIASPESINESFHGTLVAMKSQHMYELLLALRNHPKVASCYAFGEFLNATLADGETDWKPIAQDIRDKGFDDLVAKDAQVGIENVFMQLLKTAEA, encoded by the coding sequence TTGAAACCCGCCATTTCCATACAGAACCTGAGCAAATCGTACGGAAACGTACAAGCACTGAAGGACATCAGTTTTGAGGTGCAGCAGGGTGAACTGTTCGGGCTTATTGGTCCGGACGGGGCAGGAAAAAGCACGCTGTATCGCATTCTTACAACGCTTCTTTTGGCCGACCAAGGCAAGGCCGAAGTGATGGGTTTGGACGTGATGGATGACTTCCGCGAGATTCGCAATCGTATCGGTTACATGCCAGGTCGGTTCTCGCTTTATCAGGATTTGACGGTTGAAGAAAACCTTGATTTTTTCGCCACCATTTTCGGAACCACCATCGAAGCCAATTACGAATTGGTGAAGGACATTTACGTGCAACTCGAACCGTTCAAAACCCGTCCTGCGGGCAAGCTGAGCGGTGGCATGAAGCAGAAACTCGCGCTTTGCTGCGCGCTCATTCACAAACCGGAAGTGCTCTTTTTGGATGAGCCGACCACAGGCGTGGATCCTGTGAGCCGCAAGGAATTTTGGCAGATGCTGAAACGCCTCAAGGATCAAGGAATCGCTATTCTGGTGAGTACGCCTTACATGGACGAGGCCGCGCTTTGTGACCGCATCGCGATGATCCAAAAGGGCGAAATTCTCAGCATCGCATCGCCCGAAAGCATCAACGAAAGCTTCCATGGAACGCTGGTGGCCATGAAAAGCCAGCACATGTACGAATTGCTTTTGGCGCTTCGCAACCATCCGAAAGTGGCCAGTTGTTATGCCTTTGGTGAGTTCTTGAACGCCACATTGGCGGATGGCGAAACCGATTGGAAACCCATCGCGCAAGACATCCGAGACAAAGGCTTTGACGACCTCGTGGCAAAGGATGCGCAAGTAGGAATTGAGAACGTTTTCATGCAATTGCTAAAGACGGCCGAGGCATGA
- a CDS encoding mechanosensitive ion channel: protein MDTAQLEQFTNHAAELTLEYAPKLVLALVVLVIGMWVINRFIGVLGNILNRRHIDVSLQPFLKSLVGIGLKVMLLISVASMVGIETTSFVAVIGAAGLAVGLALQGTLANFAGGVLILIFKPYKVGDLIETQGHLGVVKEIQIFVTVLNTPDSKTVIVPNGAISNGNITNYTTKGVIRVDLVMGISYESNIKQAREVLLKVMQEHPKVLKEPAPFVGVLELADSSVNLAVRPHCDPAHYWDVYFDVYEAGKEALDAANITIPFPQVDVHMPKG, encoded by the coding sequence ATGGATACCGCTCAACTCGAACAGTTTACCAATCACGCTGCAGAGCTGACCTTAGAATACGCACCAAAATTGGTACTGGCACTTGTGGTGCTGGTCATTGGCATGTGGGTCATCAACCGATTTATTGGCGTTCTCGGAAACATCCTGAACAGACGGCATATTGATGTAAGCCTACAACCGTTCCTTAAAAGCCTTGTAGGGATCGGGCTGAAAGTGATGCTGTTGATCAGCGTGGCAAGCATGGTGGGCATTGAAACCACCTCGTTTGTCGCGGTCATCGGTGCTGCTGGGCTGGCGGTTGGATTGGCGTTGCAAGGAACCTTGGCCAATTTCGCTGGAGGTGTGCTCATTCTCATTTTCAAACCGTACAAAGTGGGCGACCTCATTGAAACCCAAGGGCATTTGGGCGTGGTGAAGGAGATTCAGATTTTCGTGACGGTGCTGAACACGCCAGACAGCAAAACGGTGATCGTGCCGAACGGAGCCATCAGCAACGGGAACATCACCAACTACACCACAAAAGGGGTTATCCGCGTTGATCTGGTGATGGGAATCTCCTACGAATCCAATATCAAGCAAGCACGCGAAGTTTTACTGAAAGTGATGCAGGAACATCCGAAAGTGCTGAAAGAACCTGCACCGTTTGTCGGTGTTTTGGAGTTGGCAGATAGTTCGGTGAACTTGGCCGTTCGGCCGCACTGCGACCCCGCTCATTACTGGGATGTGTACTTTGATGTTTACGAAGCTGGAAAAGAGGCGTTGGATGCTGCCAACATCACCATTCCGTTCCCGCAAGTGGATGTGCACATGCCGAAAGGCTGA